The Priestia megaterium NBRC 15308 = ATCC 14581 region GATGAAGAAAGAAATCAATAGAAAAAGCATAAAAACGTTTTTTATAGGGAATATAGCAAAGCCAGTCGTTAAAAAGACTGGCTGTTTTACATAAAAGCTGGTTTTATTCTAGAAGGACAAATAAAAGAACGATGCAGAACAACATAGGACATTTCTTGAAATAAAAAGATAGACCTTTAGAAGAAAAAAAGGGGGAGACAGAGCAATGAACAAGCTTTTATTTTATGGGACGAGCGATGCTCAAGGAGTGCCTCGATTATTATGTGACTGTAAAGTATGTACACAAAAAGATCAATTAAATCAGCGCACAAGGCCTAGTGCACAGTTTACAATGGACGGTAACGTGTTTTTGATTGACGTATCACCCGATTTTAAACATCAATTTCACTTATACAATAACAAAAAAATCCCTTCTACCGTTTTTATTACTCATCCTCACAATGACCATGTGGCTGGTTTAGGAGATTTAGCAGACTTATGCTATTGGAATAATGTAAATACAGAAGTCGTAGGAGCGCCTGAAGTCATCAGCGAGTTAACCGAAAGATTTCCTTATCTCGCAAAAAGAAAAGGGCTTACCTTTAAAGGAAGGTTAAAATGGGATAGTGGAGAAACAACCATTACGTTTCATAAAGTAAATCACGGATTTAACGGTCATTCCTACGGCATTGTGGTTCATCAAAAACAAGGCGAACGCTGGGCGTATGTATCCGATTCTTTTAATGTGACAAAAGAACAGTGGCAGCCCTTTTACCACTTAGATTTACTGATATTTGGTACATCTTTCTGGAAAGAATATCTTCAAAAAGAAAAAAGATCCGTATATGACGTGACAGAGGCAATGGAGATCAAAGCGAAGCTACAGGCCAAAAACATGGTATTTACTCATTTATCACATGATATTGATATCCAAAAGCACGCCGAGATGCTTTCAGATGAAAACGTAAGCTTTGCCTATGACGGACGCGAGATTTTATTACCCTAAAGCAATACATAAAGGCA contains the following coding sequences:
- a CDS encoding MBL fold metallo-hydrolase, with the protein product MNKLLFYGTSDAQGVPRLLCDCKVCTQKDQLNQRTRPSAQFTMDGNVFLIDVSPDFKHQFHLYNNKKIPSTVFITHPHNDHVAGLGDLADLCYWNNVNTEVVGAPEVISELTERFPYLAKRKGLTFKGRLKWDSGETTITFHKVNHGFNGHSYGIVVHQKQGERWAYVSDSFNVTKEQWQPFYHLDLLIFGTSFWKEYLQKEKRSVYDVTEAMEIKAKLQAKNMVFTHLSHDIDIQKHAEMLSDENVSFAYDGREILLP